The following are from one region of the Lynx canadensis isolate LIC74 chromosome D4, mLynCan4.pri.v2, whole genome shotgun sequence genome:
- the LOC115499602 gene encoding semaphorin-4D, with amino-acid sequence MCVPVGGLLATLATALGVVVAFAPAPRITWEHREVRLEKFHEPGIFNYSVLLLSEDKSTLYVGAREAVFALNALNVSEKQHEAYWKVSEDKKAKCAEKGKSRQTECLNYIRVLQPLGPGALYVCGTNAFQPACDHLNLTSFQFLGRSEDGKGRCPFDPAQSYTSVMVDGELYSGTSYNFLGSEPIISRNSSHSPLRTEYAIPWLNEPNFVFADVIRESPDGTDSGDDRVYFFFTEVSVEYEFVFKLMIPRVARVCKGDQGGLRTLQKKWTSFLKARLICSRPDSNLVFNVLQAIFVLRAPDLKEPVFYGVFTPQLNNVGLSAVCAYNLSTAEAVFSRGKYMQSATVEQSHTKWVRYNGAVPTPRPGACINREARAANFSSSLGLPDKTLQFVKDHPLMDGSVTPTDNRPRLVTGNVNYTQIVVDRTRALDGTVYDVMFIGTDRGALHKAVNLENDAHIIEETQLFRDFEPVQTLLLNSEKGGRLVYAGSSSGVVQAPVAFCGKHGTCEDCVLARDPYCAWSRAAAACVALPPHQTDGPSRTLIQEMSGDASACPDKSKESFRQHFFKHGGTAELKCSQKSNLARVVWKFRDGVLDADGPKYSLVGRKHLLIFNLSEGDSGVYQCLSEERVRNGTVLRVLAKHVLEVKAAPRATEAPASPGARTEGGRTTARAVTEPARGPPPQTSTARVPVPGAVAPPPSPAPTGTSCEPKIVINTVPQVHSEKTMYLQSSDNRLLMFLFLLFFLLCLCLVSYNCYKGYLPGQCLKFRSAVLLGKKQPVADFSEFEQSAKETLVEPGSFSQQNGGQPRPALDTGYETEQDTMASRVPTDREDSQRLDDLPARDGPFDVKCELKYADSDADGD; translated from the exons gcATATTGGAAGGTCTCAGAAGATAAAAAGGCAAAATGTGCAGAAAAGGGGAAATCGAGACAG ACCGAATGTCTCAACTACATCCGCGTGCTGCAGCCGCTTGGCCCCGGTGCCCTGTACGTGTGCGGGACCAACGCCTTCCAGCCAGCCTGTGACCACCTG AACTTAACGTCCTTTCAGTTTCTGGGGAGAAGCGAGGATGGCAAGGGCAGGTGCCCCTTTGACCCTGCACAGAGCTACACGTCTGTCATGGTCG ATGGGGAGCTGTATTCCGGGACGTCCTATAACTTTCTGGGAAGCGAGCCCATCATCTCCCGAAACTCGTCCCACAGTCCTCTGAGGACGGAGTACGCGATACCGTGGCTTAACG AGCCAAACTTCGTCTTTGCGGACGTGATCCGAGAGAGCCCGGACGGCACGGACAGCGGGGACGACAGGGTGTACTTCTTTTTCACCGAGGTGTCCGTGGAGTACGAGTTTGTCTTCAAGCTGATGATCCCCCGGGTGGCGAGGGTGTGCAAG GGGGACCAGGGCGGTCTGCGGACCCTACAGAAGAAGTGGACGTCCTTCCTGAAGGCCAGGCTCATCTGTTCCAGGCCGGACAGCAACCTCGTCTTCAACGTGCTGCAGGCCATCTTTGTCCTCAGGGCGCCGGACCTGAAGGAGCCCGTGTTCTACGGGGTCTTCACCCCACAGCT GAACAACGTGGGGCTGTCAGCCGTGTGCGCCTACAACCTGTCCACGGCCGAGGCGGTCTTCTCCCGCGGGAAGTACATGCAGAGCGCCACGGTGGAACAGTCCCACACCAAGTGGGTGCGCTACAACGGGGCCGTGCCCACGCCGCGGCCCGGGGcg TGCATCAACCGCGAAGCGCGGGCGGCCAACTTCTCCAGCTCCCTGGGTCTGCCGGACAAGACCCTGCAGTTCGTCAAGGACCACCCCCTGATGGACGGCTCCGTGACCCCAACAGACAACAGGCCCAGGCTGGTCACAGGCAACGTGAACTACACGCAGATCGTGGTGGACAGGACCCGGGCCCTGGACGGGACCGTCTACGACGTCATGTTCATCGGCACAG ACCGGGGCGCCCTCCACAAAGCTGTCAACCTCGAGAATGACGCCCACATCATCGAGGAGACCCAGCTTTTCCGGGACTTCGAGCCGGTCCAGACGCTGCTGCTGAATTCCGAGAAG GGCGGAAGGCTTGTGTATGCGGGCTCCAGCTCGGGTGTGGTGCAGGCCCCCGTGGCCTTCTGCGGGAAGCACGGCACCTGTGAGGACTGCGTGCTCGCCCGCGACCCCTACTGCGCCTGGAGCCGGGCGGCCGCGGCCTGCGTGGCCCTGCCCCCGCACCAGACGGACGGCCCCAGCAG GACTCTGATTCAGGAGATGAGTGGAGACGCGTCCGCCTGCCCGG ataaaagtaaagaaagtttCCGGCAGCATTTTTTCAAGCACGGCGGCACAGCGGAACTCAAATGCTCCCAAAAGTCCAACCTGGCCCGGGTGGTGTGGAAGTTCCGGGACGGCGTGCTCGACGCCGACGGCCCCAAGTACAGCCTGGTGGGCAGGAAGCACCTGCTCATCTTCAACCTGTCGGAGGGGGACAGCGGCGTGTACCAGTGCCTGTCGGAGGAGCGGGTCCGCAACGGGACGGTCCTGCGGGTGCTGGCCAAGCACGTGCTGGAGGTGAAGGCGGCCCCGAGGGCCACAGAGGCCCCCGCCTCGCCGGGCGCCCGGACGGAAGGCGGGAGGACCACCGCCCGGGCGGTGACGGAGCCCGCCCGCGGCCCCCCCCCGCAGACCTCCACCGCGCGGGTCCCCGTGCCCGGGGCCGTCGCCCCGCCGCCCAGCCCCGCGCCCACGGGCACGTCCTGCGAACCGAAGATCGTCATCAACACGGTCCCCCAGGTGCACTCGGAGAAGACGATGTATCTGCAGTCCAGCGACAACCGTCTGCTCatgttcctcttcctcctcttcttcctgctgTGCCTCTGCCTCGTGTCCTACAACTGCTACAAGGGCTACCTGCCCGGGCAGTGCCTGAAGTTCCGCTCCGCCGTGCTGCTGGGGAAGAAGCAGCCCGTGGCGGACTTCTCCGAGTTCGAGCAGAGCGCCAAGGAGACGCTGGTGGAGCCGGGCAGCTTCTCCCAGCAGAACGGGGGGCAGCCGCGGCCGGCCCTGGACACGGGCTACGAGACGGAGCAGGACACCATGGCCAGCAGGGTGCCCACCGACAGGGAGGACTCGCAGAGGCTGGACGACCTCCCGGCCAGGGACGGGCCCTTCGACGTCAAGTGTGAGCTGAAGTACGCCGACTCGGACGCGGACGGGGACTGA